The sequence below is a genomic window from Desulfobacteraceae bacterium.
GGTTTCAAGGACACCAAGGAGACCATCGAGCGCCAAGCAGAGATCCGGGGATGGCTGGACAGTGTCGATGAGCCCAGCGAGAGCGGCAAACAGTGGCGCAAGGTGATGAAGATCGCCGTTCCGGTGTGGTATTTCTTCGCCATCGGGCCGGCCTGTATTTTAGGCAACAACGCCTTTGCCTTCGCCGGCTTCTCACCGCTGTGGTCCTGGCAAATCGCCTGGTGGATCGTCGGCATCGTCATGATGTGGGCGCTGTGCTTCAAGGCCGAGATGTCCACCACCAACGAGACCCAGATTGAGCGGGCCAACAAGGAAACCATGATCGTGGTCAGGGAAACCTGATGATCGCGACGCTGAAAGGAGATCGGATATGAAGCTGGAAGATAAGTGGATGATCGCTCTGGTGGTTTTCGCCATTCTCTTTACGGCATCCTTCGGCTGGGGTGTCTGGGGGTAGGCCGAATTCCGCCCATCACATCAACCGGGCCCCCGCCGCGCTCTGCGGGGGGGGCCCCGACCTGAGCCTGTTGCGGGCCAAACCGGTATTCCTCTCTCTGGGGGCGGCTTGGCCCGTTTTGTCCCGGGGCACCCCGGCGGCGGTTCCTTCAGGGCGCCGGCCGTGCAATTGGCACGCCCCCCGGCGGCCGGACCGGCCGCCCGCCCGGGGCCGCCGCAACCCCTCAACCCATCCGGTACTGCAGCCATGGCCGCCAAAGTCCTGATCGTCGAGGATGACAGCAGCATCCTGGTTCCCCTCACGTTTTTGCTGGAGCAAAACGGCTATGAGGTCAGCACCGCCGCCGACGGGGAGGAGGCCCTGGCGGCGGTGGCGCGTTCTGCCCCCGATCTGGTCCTGCTGGATATCATGATGCCCCGCCTGGACGGCTATGCGGTCTGCCAGGCGATCCGCGAAAATCCCGAATGGGGCGGGATCAAGATCGTACTGCTCTCCGCCAAGGCCGGCGAAATGGACGTCGCCAAAGGCATGGCCCTCGGGGCGGACGCCTTTATCTCCAAACCCTTCGCCAATGCCGAGATCACGGCCACCGTGCAGCGGCTGCTGACGGGGCCGGCATGAGAATCCGCAACCGCTTCTGGTGGTTCGTGTTGCTGGGGGTGCTCACCATCATTTTCATCATGGGGGTGCTGGCTTGGTTCTTCTGGCTCCAGCTGGCCCCGGCGGAGCGCTCGCTGCTGCTGAACATCCTGGGCCACAATTTCATCTATGTCTTCACCGTCGGGGTCCTGCTCCTGGCGGGGCTGGGATTCGCGGCGGACGGCGTTTTCCACGTCTATATCCTGCCCCTCAGCAAACTGGTGGAGGAGGTCACCCTGATCGCCACCGTCAACCCCTCGCACCGCATCGCCATGCAGGGCAGCCGCGAGGTCGATCGTCTGGTGGCCATCATCAACGAGAGCGCCGACCGGGTGGAGGCGCTTCAGGGCCGGGTCGAGGAGCGCATCCGGCTGGCCAGGGCCGAGGCCGAAACTGAGAAGAACATCCTGGCGGCCTTCATGGCCGACCTGCCCGAAGGGGTGTTGATCTGCAAT
It includes:
- a CDS encoding response regulator → MAAKVLIVEDDSSILVPLTFLLEQNGYEVSTAADGEEALAAVARSAPDLVLLDIMMPRLDGYAVCQAIRENPEWGGIKIVLLSAKAGEMDVAKGMALGADAFISKPFANAEITATVQRLLTGPA
- a CDS encoding sodium:solute symporter family protein, encoding GFKDTKETIERQAEIRGWLDSVDEPSESGKQWRKVMKIAVPVWYFFAIGPACILGNNAFAFAGFSPLWSWQIAWWIVGIVMMWALCFKAEMSTTNETQIERANKETMIVVRET